The Colias croceus chromosome 18, ilColCroc2.1 genome has a window encoding:
- the LOC123699768 gene encoding uncharacterized protein LOC123699768, which translates to MTVLLYNAYELEERASRHLNVWKAWHLVLYALAAVFGILNYVFLQNAMEMVDNNCVLFPRQLAFRMIDATTFVENKSSSLNDSNKIANNNAQLEPVHFDNITEENTENVKRDISQLNETESNKNESISTSVDIGDITLTADERQRLVLDTSRTLFGRDSDCQFTEYIPVVSLIVAATWATLFTMCPGGGHSRSGLQQPWRILAPALIFAILMVGLTGHNFARTNMGLQNFCAAFYNVTNATTCSSVDQYLLRSVNATWSWGGRAAATRAASAAVWASWACAAALFLARCLAAPDFRVRRTGAYLKDPNNKVTPYLKKTKRVTTSSPNKLRDNTSIESEPTATTELVTASIEQGQDTAPASLQVTPVKTAIKESIEMTTSP; encoded by the exons ATGACCGTTCTTCTTTATAATGCTTACGAACTGGAGGAAAGAGCCTCGAGGCACCTTAACGTTTGgaaag ccTGGCATTTAGTATTGTATGCACTAGCGGCGGTATTCGGAATACTCAACTATGTGTTCCTACAAAATGCGATGGAAATGGTCGACAATAATTGCGTCCTATTTCCGCGACAACTCGCTTTTCGAATGATTGATGCGACAACTTTCGTGGAAAATAAATCAAGTTCGCTCAATGATAGTAACAAAATTGCCAATAATAATGCTCAATTAGAACCTGTCCATTTTGACAACATTACTGaagaaaatactgaaaacgTTAAAAGGGATATATCACAATTGAATGAAACAGaatcaaataaaaacgaaTCGATTTCGACGAGTGTTGATATTGGTGACATTACACTTACAG CTGACGAGAGACAACGCCTGGTGTTGGACACATCTCGGACACTGTTTGGACGAGACAGCGACTGTCAATTTACTGAGTACATTCCGGTCGTGTCTTTGATCGTTGCAGCGACATGGGCGACGCTATTTACAATGTGTCCTGGTGGAGGACACTCGCGATCTGG ACTTCAGCAGCCTTGGCGAATATTAGCACCTGCGTTAATTTTCGCCATTTTAATGGTTGGACTGACTGGACACAATTTTGCAAGAACGAATATGGGGCTACAAAATTTCTGTGCAGCATTTTATAACGTAACAAATGCAACGAC TTGTTCATCCGTGGACCAGTACCTCCTGCGGTCCGTGAACGCAACATGGTCGTGGGGCGGTCGGGCAGCGGCCACGCGGGCAGCGAGCGCGGCCGTGTGGGCGAGCTGGGCGTGTGCGGCCGCGCTGTTCCTAGCACGCTGCCTCGCCGCGCCGGACTTCCGTGTGCGACGCACCGGCGCGTACTTGAAAGATCCGAACAAT AAAGTAACACCGTATTTGAAGAAAACTAAACGTGTGACGACCAGCTCACCGAATAAATTACGAGATAACACATCCATCGAATCAGAGCCCACTGCTACGACGGAGCTAGTCACAGCTTCCATAGAACAAGGCCAGGACACGGCGCCGGCTTCATTGCAAGTCACACCCGTTAAAACTGCTATTAAGGAATCGATAGAAATGACCACATCGCCCTAA
- the LOC123699707 gene encoding uncharacterized protein LOC123699707 — MGMISRVRGRIRSDSFSKIQMKSEDKIANIVWLISLVLLLPYWAPRGLLVALGGAWLMAAYTCFVVPVLISANYRYPARWYPAVVKLARKIARKLQAPVARVVYVLKTAYSPIDRAERLFLQLNNLSTMISQLLIFTACDRLFVSSGRLTCLYSLMFYNVITYSVNYIKEICTKEDWSPYVNVTRHSQVKHLAMSATKIVLEWTKAVTFIVTITFILLTLGLEQGLEHYRPNLLYTLITGTYYLLTERTFLELWPLALSAMKLERLEGMEAMYCGVWARGITTAIAIPLVPALAWHERWRLALLVAYICVYVHGRHRLGEVLVKLNEACDSLARFRRATVEELSTLEDVCAVCLGAMKSARVTPCAHFFHADCLRKCLAASDRCPICVRPYVFY; from the exons ATGGGTATGATTTCACGTGTACGTGGTCGAATCCGAAGTGATTCTTTCTCGAAAATTCAAATGAAATCCGAGGATAAAATAGCCAATATCg TGTGGCTTATATCGCTAGTTCTTCTTCTGCCATACTGGGCACCACGGGGTCTCCTGGTGGCGCTAGGGGGAGCCTGGCTTATGGCCGCTTACACATGCTTTGTGGTTCCAGTCCTCATCTCTGCCAACTACCGATATCCAGCTAGATGGTACCCGGCCGTTGTCAAACTTGCACGAA agATAGCGCGAAAGCTGCAAGCTCCAGTGGCAAGAGTTGTATATGTCCTGAAAACTGCATACTCCCCTATTGACCGCGCAGAACGACTGTTTCTGCAGCTGAATAATCTCTCCACAATGATCAGCCAG TTGCTGATCTTCACTGCATGTGACCGCCTCTTCGTATCAAGCGGCAGGCTTACCTGCCTCTACTCGCTCATGTTCTACAATGTCATCACATATTCAGTGAActatattaaagaaatatgcACCAAAGAAGACTGGTCTCCCTATGTTAATGTCACTCGTCACTCCCAAGTAAAGCACCTTGCAATGTCTGCTACCAAAATCGTACTCGAATGGACCAAAGCGGTCACATTTATCGTGACCATAACGTTTATTCTCCTTACACTGGGATTGGAACAAGGATTGGAACATTACAGGCCAAATCTGCTTTACACTCTCATTACAggaacttattatttattaactgaaAGAACATTCCTGGAGTTATGGCCTTTGGCGCTGTCTGCTATGAAATTAGAAAGACTAGAAGGAATGGAGGCAATGTATTGCGGAGTTTGGGCTAGAGGTATCACGACTGCAATAGCGATACCCTTAGTGCCAGCTCTTGCGTGGCACGAGCGTTGGAGGCTCGCTTTGCTCGTTGCATACATCTGTGTTTACGTGCACGGAAGACATAGACTCGGGGAAGTATTGGTTAAACTGAACGAGGCCTGTGACTCTCTAGCCAGGTTTCGACGAGCGACTGTAGAAGAATTGTCGACATTGGAAGATGTGTGTGCTGTTTGTCTCGGAGCTATGAAGTCAGCTCGAGTGACTCCTTGCGCTCATTTCTTCCACGCCGACTGTCTGAGGAAATGTCTTGCTGCATCAGATCGATGTCCTATATGTGTAAGACCATACGTGTTCTATTGA
- the LOC123699708 gene encoding uncharacterized protein LOC123699708: MHHLLYILLAASTSCMAHYRGYESRNLIEREEPHPVDGTLVECPVCESSLSWLPNHEECNIVKGEKRYKKCERGTYINEVCGGRRDCYRGPGEHCTEKMDYDVYGQKCAHGYYCDNNFNVCTGLGFAIDSHVRWILNHPYRYPLRSQNEEDALNSKPLMLLA, translated from the exons ATGCACCATTTACTATACATTCTGCTAGCAGCCAGCACATCATGCATGGCACATTACAGAGGTTACGAGTCCCGTAACCTCATCGAGAGAGAGGAACCCCACCCCGTAGATGG AACTTTAGTCGAATGTCCGGTTTGCGAAAGCAGCCTGTCGTGGTTGCCAAATCATGAAGAATGTAACATTGTAAAAGGAGAAAAACGATACAAGAAGTGCGAGAGAGGAACTTATATCAATGAAGTATGCGGAGGCCGCCGGGATTGCTACCGA GGCCCTGGTGAACACTGCACGGAAAAAATGGACTACGACGTCTACGGGCAGAAGTGCGCCCACGGCTACTACTGCGACAACAATTTCAACGTTTGCACTGGACTGGGCTTCGCCATCGACAGCCACGTGCGTTGGATCCTGAACCACCCCTACCGGTACCCCCTGCGATCGCAAAACGAAGAAGATGCTCTGAACTCGAAACCTCTTATGTTACTCGCCTAA